The following coding sequences are from one Clostridioides difficile ATCC 9689 = DSM 1296 window:
- a CDS encoding NAD(P)/FAD-dependent oxidoreductase, whose protein sequence is MNQEYVKGNPIFTNINKVPRQFPYLTDDIDTDVIIVGGGVTGCICAYYLAKNNIKSVILEKGRIAHGSTSVTTSLLQYELDDNLIDLTEVMTLKDALKAYNLCTSALEELDTFIELYGNKCDYAKRDTLLYTANKLEVKAIKEEYNLRKENGFDVEYIDESTNPFSFDLKSGLIAKNGGRELDPYKYSHHLIDVSLKNGLQVYENTEVKKVDLSNDKVTAEVSYGYKVHGKKLIVATGYNTSLFTKRNFATKSNTFNIATKPLKNIASWKNNILIRDNCDPYNYLRTTKDNRLIIGGEDVSFDDIENETLANEKYDILEQRLKSMFKDIKDIEVEYKYCGCFASTLDNLGFIGPDNKNNNLWYCLGYGANGILFAILGGIMLSELYLGKQNKNMKLFKVDRFDK, encoded by the coding sequence ATGAATCAAGAATATGTAAAAGGAAATCCTATTTTTACTAATATTAATAAAGTTCCAAGACAATTTCCATACCTTACTGATGATATTGATACTGATGTTATAATTGTTGGTGGTGGCGTAACTGGATGTATTTGTGCTTACTATCTAGCTAAAAACAATATAAAGTCTGTCATTCTTGAAAAAGGAAGGATTGCACATGGAAGCACTAGCGTGACAACTTCTCTATTACAGTATGAATTAGATGACAATTTGATAGATTTAACAGAGGTTATGACTCTAAAAGATGCTCTAAAAGCATACAACCTTTGTACTTCAGCACTTGAAGAATTAGATACATTTATAGAGCTATATGGAAATAAGTGTGATTATGCCAAAAGAGATACTCTACTTTATACTGCCAACAAACTTGAAGTTAAGGCTATCAAAGAAGAATATAACTTAAGAAAAGAAAATGGATTTGATGTTGAATATATTGATGAATCCACAAACCCTTTTAGCTTTGATTTAAAATCAGGATTGATAGCAAAGAATGGAGGACGAGAATTAGACCCATATAAATATAGTCACCATTTGATTGATGTAAGTTTAAAAAATGGTCTTCAAGTATATGAAAATACAGAAGTAAAAAAAGTAGATTTATCAAATGATAAGGTTACTGCTGAAGTATCGTATGGATACAAAGTTCATGGTAAAAAATTAATTGTAGCTACAGGGTACAATACAAGTTTATTTACAAAAAGAAATTTTGCAACTAAGTCAAATACTTTTAATATAGCAACGAAACCACTTAAAAACATAGCTTCTTGGAAAAACAACATTTTAATTAGAGATAACTGTGACCCATATAATTATCTAAGAACTACTAAAGACAATCGATTAATTATAGGTGGTGAAGATGTAAGTTTTGATGATATAGAAAATGAAACTTTAGCCAATGAAAAGTATGATATTTTAGAACAAAGATTGAAAAGTATGTTTAAGGATATAAAAGACATTGAAGTTGAATATAAATATTGTGGTTGTTTTGCTTCAACTTTAGATAATTTAGGTTTTATTGGTCCAGATAATAAAAATAACAATCTATGGTATTGCTTAGGTTATGGAGCAAATGGTATACTCTTTGCAATATTAGGAGGTATAATGTTAAGTGAATTATATCTTGGCAAACAAAATAAAAATATGAAATTATTTAAAGTAGATAGATTTGATAAATAG
- a CDS encoding sigma 54-interacting transcriptional regulator codes for MKYGGIIMKEILVIAPTKGTYEKSIHIVKKNKYTNIDVVFGNLKEGIPLAEKSINHGTRIIISRGGTYNMLKATYNIPIVEIKVDAYDIIKSYKEVKNSNEPFGIIGFNNVIYGFDIIEEILNKKITMIEIEKEEEIYDAIEKYRKKGINTYIGDTTVAHIVKRLNCKGILIESREENILRAIQQAEQILEATKDEQKRRLQIEAMTDFVHDGIITVDKNFKITLFNKSAEKIFGIKKENALYHNVVDVIPNTVLPQVVETMEPQIGEIQNIGSTKIITNRVPIIVDGQIQGAVSTFQDSKEISSFEHTIRRSLLSKGLSAKYTFDDIIHASEKTKDCIELAKKYACYDTPMIITGESGVGKELFCQSIHNYSKRKNAPFVAVNCAAIPPSLIESEFFGYEEGSFTGARKKGKAGIFELAHEGTIFLDEISEIPLELQGRLLRVLQEKQVMRIGGDKVIPIDVKIICASNKDLKNMMRNGLFRQDLYFRINILTLYLPSLKERKEDIIKLSEFFIHKYSSKYNKTPLIITPNIKKALLEREYEGNIRELEGMMERAVIVESFDSILLEKVSNEYTNNIVDKDNSDFECSNLDLKTLEKKYIYKIYNENNRNTTKTCEILKITRSTLWRKLKEIEDDV; via the coding sequence ATGAAATATGGAGGAATTATTATGAAGGAAATACTCGTTATTGCTCCCACTAAAGGAACCTATGAAAAATCAATTCACATAGTTAAAAAAAACAAATATACAAATATTGATGTTGTATTTGGCAATCTAAAAGAAGGTATACCTCTTGCTGAAAAAAGTATTAATCATGGTACTAGAATTATCATAAGCCGAGGTGGAACTTACAATATGTTAAAAGCTACTTACAATATACCTATAGTTGAAATTAAAGTAGATGCTTATGATATTATAAAAAGTTACAAAGAGGTAAAAAATTCCAACGAACCATTTGGAATAATTGGATTTAATAATGTCATCTACGGTTTCGATATTATAGAAGAAATATTGAATAAGAAAATAACTATGATTGAAATTGAAAAAGAAGAAGAAATTTATGATGCTATAGAAAAGTACAGAAAGAAAGGTATAAACACATATATAGGAGATACCACTGTTGCACATATTGTTAAGAGACTTAATTGTAAGGGAATATTAATCGAATCTAGAGAAGAAAACATACTTAGAGCCATTCAACAAGCAGAACAAATACTCGAAGCAACCAAGGATGAACAAAAAAGAAGATTACAGATAGAAGCTATGACAGATTTTGTACATGATGGAATAATAACAGTTGATAAAAATTTTAAAATAACATTATTTAATAAGAGTGCTGAAAAAATATTTGGTATAAAAAAAGAAAATGCACTTTATCATAATGTTGTAGATGTTATCCCAAACACAGTTCTTCCACAAGTAGTTGAGACTATGGAACCTCAAATTGGTGAAATACAAAATATAGGGAGTACAAAAATTATTACAAATAGAGTTCCAATCATTGTTGATGGTCAGATTCAAGGAGCTGTTTCAACATTTCAAGATAGCAAGGAGATAAGTTCTTTTGAACATACAATAAGAAGGAGCTTATTAAGCAAAGGTCTATCTGCTAAATACACTTTTGATGATATAATTCATGCTAGTGAAAAGACAAAAGATTGTATAGAACTTGCAAAAAAATATGCTTGTTATGATACTCCTATGATTATTACTGGAGAATCTGGAGTTGGTAAAGAACTATTTTGTCAAAGTATACATAACTATAGTAAGCGTAAAAATGCACCTTTTGTTGCTGTAAATTGTGCTGCCATACCTCCATCTCTAATAGAGAGTGAGTTTTTTGGTTATGAGGAAGGTTCATTTACAGGTGCTAGAAAAAAAGGTAAAGCAGGTATATTCGAACTAGCACATGAAGGTACAATCTTCCTAGATGAAATAAGTGAAATCCCTCTTGAACTTCAAGGTCGATTATTGAGAGTATTGCAGGAAAAACAAGTTATGAGAATTGGTGGTGATAAAGTTATTCCTATAGATGTAAAAATTATCTGTGCTTCAAATAAAGACTTAAAAAATATGATGCGCAATGGTTTATTTAGACAAGATCTTTATTTTAGAATAAATATACTAACATTATATCTTCCTTCATTAAAAGAAAGAAAAGAAGATATTATAAAATTATCAGAATTTTTTATACATAAATATTCAAGCAAATACAATAAAACGCCCTTAATTATCACTCCAAATATTAAAAAGGCACTTCTTGAACGAGAATATGAAGGTAATATAAGGGAATTGGAAGGTATGATGGAAAGGGCTGTTATTGTGGAATCATTTGACTCGATTTTATTAGAAAAGGTTAGCAATGAATATACAAATAATATAGTTGATAAAGATAATAGTGATTTTGAATGCAGTAATTTAGATTTAAAAACTTTAGAAAAAAAATATATCTATAAAATTTATAACGAAAATAATAGAAATACTACAAAAACCTGTGAAATTCTAAAGATAACTCGCTCCACTCTATGGCGTAAGTTAAAAGAAATAGAAGATGATGTTTAA
- a CDS encoding 2-keto-3-deoxygluconate permease, which yields MHILKSVKKIPGGLMVCPLLLGALFNTVCPQALEIGGFTTSLFKTGAMSILALFCLCNGAQINIRQAGKPLTKGIVLTATKFIIGAVLGIIVSKFIGPKGIIGITPLAIVATMTNSNGGLFAALAGEYGDSTDVGAISILSLNDGPFFTMLAFGVTGLANVPIVALFAALIPILLGFILGNLDEDIREFLAPGTTLLIPFFAFPLGAALNFNQIITAGLPGVVLGLGVTIITGMGGYFVMKLIRAEHPAVGAATGTTAGNAAGTPEALAAIDPTLATIAAVSTVQVAAAIIVTAICCPMLVSYLDKREKKKKSIFKTNKNIEVN from the coding sequence ATGCACATCTTAAAATCAGTGAAAAAGATACCAGGAGGACTTATGGTCTGTCCCTTGTTATTGGGAGCACTATTTAATACAGTATGTCCACAAGCTCTTGAAATTGGAGGATTCACAACATCCTTATTTAAAACTGGTGCAATGAGTATACTTGCTCTATTTTGTCTATGCAATGGAGCTCAAATCAATATCAGACAAGCTGGTAAACCATTGACTAAAGGTATAGTACTTACAGCAACAAAATTTATAATTGGTGCAGTATTAGGTATTATTGTTAGTAAATTTATTGGACCTAAAGGTATAATTGGTATTACACCTCTTGCCATAGTTGCTACCATGACTAATTCAAATGGAGGTCTATTTGCTGCTCTTGCAGGTGAATATGGAGACTCCACAGATGTTGGAGCAATATCTATCTTATCTCTAAATGATGGTCCTTTTTTTACAATGCTTGCTTTTGGAGTAACTGGACTTGCAAATGTACCTATAGTAGCACTATTTGCAGCACTTATACCAATACTACTTGGATTTATACTTGGTAACCTTGATGAAGATATACGAGAATTTCTTGCACCTGGTACAACATTATTAATTCCTTTCTTCGCTTTTCCTTTAGGAGCAGCATTAAACTTTAATCAAATTATAACTGCTGGACTACCTGGAGTTGTACTTGGTTTAGGAGTTACTATAATAACAGGTATGGGTGGGTACTTTGTAATGAAACTTATACGTGCAGAACATCCAGCAGTAGGTGCAGCTACAGGTACAACAGCCGGAAATGCAGCTGGTACTCCTGAAGCTTTAGCAGCTATAGACCCTACTCTAGCTACAATAGCAGCTGTTTCAACAGTACAGGTTGCTGCTGCTATTATTGTTACAGCAATATGTTGTCCAATGTTAGTTTCCTATCTAGATAAAAGAGAAAAAAAGAAAAAATCTATTTTTAAAACAAATAAAAATATTGAAGTAAATTAA
- a CDS encoding UxaA family hydrolase: MNAIIHANEKDNLVTCVRPLVKGEKVSIDGKSYIVNDNIPVFHKMATEDVKKGDVVYKYGEIIGIATVDIKTGDYVHVHNIESTRGRGDKK, from the coding sequence ATGAATGCAATTATTCATGCAAATGAAAAAGATAATCTAGTTACATGTGTCAGACCTTTAGTTAAAGGTGAAAAAGTTTCAATTGATGGAAAGTCTTACATAGTAAATGATAATATACCTGTCTTTCATAAGATGGCTACAGAAGATGTAAAAAAAGGTGATGTTGTATACAAATACGGTGAAATCATAGGAATTGCAACAGTTGACATAAAAACTGGTGACTATGTTCATGTACATAACATTGAAAGTACACGTGGTCGTGGAGATAAAAAATAG
- a CDS encoding UxaA family hydrolase produces the protein MKLMGYLRENGQFGIRNHVLIIPTSVCSSETATRIASLVPGAIAIPHQHGCCQIGSDIELTAKTLIGFGKNPNVAAVLVVGLGCDGIQAKELASEIATTGKKVDYVVIQECGGTLKTVSKGAEIVSKMAREVSKEVRVEFGMSEITLALECGGSDPTSGIASNPSIGVASNLLVDEGGSSILSETTEVIGAEHLLATRFEDEEMKDKFLKFVSDVEKRAIAMGEDLRSGQPTPGNKTGGLSTIEEKSLGCMYKAGNKPFKGALEYADIVPPDKKGLYFMDTPGQDIDSITGMVAGGAQIVIFSTGRGTPTGSPISPVIKITGNSDTYNKMPDNIDINAGRIITDGAKIADIGQEIFNEIIEVCNGKHTKAESLGHREFGIYRISSTF, from the coding sequence ATGAAATTAATGGGTTATTTAAGAGAAAATGGTCAGTTTGGTATTCGTAATCATGTTTTAATTATTCCAACATCTGTATGTTCAAGTGAGACAGCTACAAGAATAGCATCACTTGTGCCTGGAGCAATAGCAATCCCTCATCAACATGGATGTTGTCAAATTGGTTCTGATATAGAGCTTACAGCAAAGACATTAATAGGATTTGGAAAAAATCCTAATGTTGCCGCAGTTTTAGTAGTTGGTCTTGGATGTGATGGTATTCAAGCAAAAGAATTAGCATCTGAAATAGCTACAACAGGAAAAAAGGTAGATTACGTTGTTATACAGGAATGTGGCGGAACATTAAAAACAGTTTCTAAGGGAGCTGAAATAGTAAGTAAAATGGCTCGTGAAGTGTCAAAAGAAGTAAGAGTTGAATTTGGTATGAGTGAAATTACATTAGCACTTGAATGTGGTGGTTCTGACCCAACAAGTGGAATAGCTTCAAACCCTTCAATAGGCGTTGCATCAAACCTTCTTGTAGATGAAGGTGGAAGTAGCATACTAAGTGAAACTACAGAAGTAATTGGTGCAGAACATTTGTTGGCTACCCGTTTTGAAGATGAAGAAATGAAAGATAAGTTTCTTAAATTTGTAAGTGATGTAGAAAAAAGAGCAATTGCTATGGGAGAAGATTTACGTAGTGGTCAACCTACTCCAGGCAATAAAACTGGTGGACTTTCAACAATTGAAGAAAAGTCACTTGGGTGTATGTATAAGGCAGGCAATAAGCCATTCAAAGGTGCTCTTGAATATGCTGATATTGTACCTCCTGATAAAAAAGGATTATATTTTATGGATACTCCAGGTCAAGATATAGATTCTATCACTGGTATGGTAGCAGGTGGTGCACAAATTGTAATCTTTTCAACTGGTAGAGGTACTCCAACAGGAAGCCCTATTTCACCAGTTATTAAAATCACTGGGAATAGTGATACATACAACAAAATGCCAGACAATATCGATATAAATGCAGGTAGAATTATAACAGATGGTGCTAAAATAGCAGATATAGGTCAAGAAATATTTAATGAAATAATAGAAGTCTGTAATGGTAAACATACCAAAGCTGAAAGTCTTGGTCATAGAGAATTTGGCATTTACAGAATTTCATCTACATTTTAG
- a CDS encoding GGDEF domain-containing protein → MNFENTKNKKIIATLLLTLLLIVSLTCVTFIMNLNKVTHNETERYLVEVSQGISTTINVKCKSIFRTLYSMGDTYFEINDSEKEVNRYLSKKLKLFEFDWLGIIDSNGNFVSALKDTGNVKGQDFYRKALQGKETITPVKSQSGTYGILYSVPLYNGDKIVGAVAAWNTIDTMRNLLSVESFHGEGFSQIIDQDGNFIVSSANKNAPKNVVNFFDMIKHQGKQVDKNKLEEMKINLKKNKTGSMYYTLNDGISKAMHYLPLQEENLYLLSIVPTKTASAQFDLLLKKAIFINILIVILFLLLIILIMFINQKNRAQLIKIAYVDSVTKGYSKARFDIEAKKIIQSSSSESYSLVSINIQKFKLINDSFGSEAGDKTLKYIHDVISNYLEPGELLCRVSNDQFNVLIKTIPQKEILKYIENITNDINSFNKNEECKYFIALSIGVYKIDDPNLPLVSIQDRANVARKNNKGNIGNHPLYTCVFYSDLERLKMIKEKEMENRMEEALNNNEFIVYLQPKISLKDNTIVGAEALVRWQDPNKGLIPPDEFIPFFEKNGFITKLDHYVFEKVCSMIRKWIDNGETPIPVSVNFSRANLNNIDFLEKYRMLRNKYNIPAKLLEIELTETLVFENLQKLINIIDQIHEEGFQCSLDDFGSGYSSLNMLKEIKVDTLKLDRAFFSSPNADNIAENHVIESIVNLAKKLNMNSISEGVETILQMDYLKKINCDMIQGYVFSKPLPQEIFEKMTFGKKLEETSMDSSV, encoded by the coding sequence ATGAACTTTGAAAACACAAAAAATAAAAAAATAATAGCTACTTTACTATTGACACTCCTTTTAATCGTGTCATTAACATGTGTCACTTTTATTATGAATCTAAATAAAGTAACACATAATGAAACAGAACGATATCTTGTAGAAGTTTCACAAGGTATTTCCACTACAATTAATGTGAAATGTAAAAGTATATTTAGGACACTATATTCTATGGGAGATACTTATTTTGAGATTAATGATAGTGAAAAAGAAGTCAATAGATACTTATCAAAAAAATTAAAATTATTTGAATTTGATTGGTTAGGTATTATAGATTCTAATGGAAATTTTGTAAGTGCCCTTAAAGATACAGGTAATGTTAAAGGACAAGACTTTTATAGAAAAGCCCTTCAAGGCAAAGAAACAATTACTCCTGTTAAATCACAATCTGGTACATATGGAATTTTATATTCTGTACCACTATACAATGGCGATAAAATTGTTGGAGCTGTTGCTGCTTGGAATACTATTGATACTATGAGAAATTTATTAAGTGTAGAAAGCTTTCATGGTGAAGGATTTTCCCAAATTATCGACCAAGATGGAAATTTTATTGTAAGTTCAGCAAACAAAAATGCTCCAAAAAATGTGGTAAATTTTTTTGACATGATTAAACACCAAGGAAAACAGGTTGATAAAAATAAACTTGAAGAAATGAAAATAAACTTAAAAAAGAACAAAACTGGTTCTATGTATTATACATTAAATGATGGTATTTCTAAGGCAATGCACTATCTTCCATTACAAGAAGAAAACTTATACCTCCTTTCAATTGTTCCAACAAAAACAGCAAGTGCACAGTTTGATTTACTTCTAAAAAAAGCAATCTTCATCAATATTTTAATTGTTATACTATTTTTATTGCTTATTATATTGATTATGTTTATAAATCAAAAGAACAGGGCACAACTTATAAAAATCGCCTATGTAGACTCTGTAACTAAAGGTTACAGTAAAGCACGTTTTGATATTGAAGCTAAAAAAATTATACAGTCATCTTCATCAGAAAGCTATTCATTGGTATCTATAAATATTCAGAAATTCAAACTTATTAATGATTCTTTTGGTAGTGAAGCAGGAGATAAAACATTAAAGTACATACATGATGTCATTAGTAATTATCTAGAACCAGGAGAATTGCTTTGTCGAGTTTCTAATGACCAGTTTAATGTACTTATTAAAACTATTCCTCAAAAAGAAATTCTTAAGTACATAGAAAATATCACCAATGATATTAATAGTTTCAATAAAAATGAAGAATGTAAATATTTTATAGCTCTATCTATAGGTGTATATAAAATTGATGACCCAAATCTACCTTTAGTTTCAATTCAAGACCGTGCAAATGTTGCACGAAAAAATAATAAAGGAAACATTGGAAATCATCCACTTTATACATGTGTTTTTTATAGTGATTTAGAGCGTTTAAAAATGATTAAAGAAAAAGAAATGGAAAATAGAATGGAGGAAGCATTAAATAATAACGAATTTATAGTATATCTTCAGCCTAAAATCAGCCTAAAAGATAATACTATTGTAGGTGCAGAAGCATTAGTAAGATGGCAAGACCCAAATAAAGGCCTTATACCACCAGACGAGTTTATTCCTTTCTTTGAAAAAAATGGTTTTATTACAAAACTCGACCACTATGTTTTTGAAAAAGTATGTAGTATGATAAGAAAATGGATAGATAATGGAGAAACTCCAATACCTGTTTCAGTTAATTTTTCACGTGCTAATTTAAATAATATAGATTTTTTAGAAAAATACAGAATGCTTCGTAATAAATACAACATTCCTGCAAAGCTCTTAGAAATTGAATTAACTGAAACACTTGTATTTGAAAATCTCCAAAAATTAATTAATATAATAGACCAAATCCATGAAGAAGGTTTTCAATGTTCACTAGATGACTTTGGAAGTGGATACTCTTCACTCAATATGTTAAAAGAAATAAAAGTTGACACATTAAAACTTGACCGTGCTTTTTTTAGCTCACCTAATGCAGATAATATTGCTGAAAATCATGTAATAGAATCTATAGTTAATTTGGCAAAAAAATTAAATATGAATAGTATATCAGAAGGTGTTGAAACAATCTTGCAAATGGATTATCTTAAAAAAATTAATTGTGATATGATACAAGGATATGTTTTTTCAAAACCTCTACCTCAAGAAATATTTGAGAAAATGACTTTTGGAAAAAAACTAGAAGAAACCAGTATGGATAGTTCCGTTTAA
- a CDS encoding MATE family efflux transporter: MENQEALRHEKIWILLFRYSIPAIIAMMVTSLYNVVDRAFIGSMEGIGSIAIAGLGVTMPVFTLIIAFGMLVSVGASTRLSIKLGERNREEAEKILGNALTLSIIISLIITILGLVFLEDILFILGASKDSIFYAKDYMSVILVGSIFNLVAFYLNNAIRAEGNPKLAARTMIVGCVLNLILDPIFIFVFNLGIKGAAIATVLCQIVVFFWVIHYFIRGKSNLKLKKCNLKLNKDIVKKVFAIGMTPFAMEVAISITHMFTNNSLKVYGGDLAIGAMTALTSILLMFMMPVFGLNQGMQTIISYNYGAKQYERAKKTLILSIIVSVVILSFGFLVVQVFPEVFVGIFNKDSDLMDIAVRGISLNLITLPIMGISIVGPVYFQCISKVKHSMFLTLLRQFILFIPLIIVLPIQFNLDGVWLAQPVADFIAMIIVLLFLKREFKTSRV, encoded by the coding sequence ATGGAGAATCAAGAAGCATTAAGACATGAAAAAATATGGATTTTATTATTTAGGTATTCGATACCTGCAATAATAGCAATGATGGTAACTTCACTTTATAATGTAGTAGATAGAGCTTTTATTGGTTCTATGGAAGGTATTGGCTCTATAGCTATTGCAGGTCTTGGTGTAACTATGCCAGTATTTACTCTAATAATAGCTTTTGGAATGTTGGTATCAGTAGGTGCTAGCACAAGATTGTCTATAAAGTTAGGTGAAAGAAATAGAGAAGAAGCAGAGAAGATATTAGGTAATGCTTTGACATTATCTATAATTATCTCTTTAATTATAACTATATTAGGATTAGTTTTCTTAGAAGATATACTTTTTATTTTGGGTGCAAGTAAAGATTCAATATTTTATGCAAAAGACTATATGAGTGTCATATTGGTTGGAAGTATATTTAATTTAGTTGCATTTTATCTTAATAATGCAATTAGGGCAGAAGGTAATCCAAAATTAGCAGCAAGGACAATGATTGTAGGATGTGTATTAAACCTGATATTGGACCCTATATTTATATTTGTATTTAATTTAGGTATAAAAGGAGCAGCTATAGCAACAGTACTCTGTCAAATAGTAGTATTCTTTTGGGTAATACATTATTTTATAAGAGGGAAGTCCAATTTAAAACTAAAAAAATGTAACTTAAAATTGAATAAAGATATAGTAAAGAAGGTATTTGCAATAGGAATGACACCTTTTGCTATGGAAGTAGCTATAAGTATAACTCACATGTTTACAAATAATTCTCTAAAGGTTTATGGTGGAGATTTAGCTATTGGAGCTATGACAGCACTTACATCTATTTTATTGATGTTTATGATGCCTGTGTTTGGATTGAATCAAGGTATGCAAACTATAATATCATACAATTATGGTGCAAAACAATATGAGCGTGCAAAGAAAACTTTAATATTATCTATCATAGTGTCAGTTGTCATATTGTCATTTGGATTTTTAGTAGTACAAGTTTTCCCAGAAGTATTTGTAGGTATATTTAATAAAGATTCAGATTTGATGGATATAGCAGTAAGAGGTATAAGCCTAAATCTAATTACATTGCCTATAATGGGGATTTCTATTGTAGGACCTGTGTATTTTCAGTGTATAAGTAAAGTTAAACATTCAATGTTTTTAACTCTTTTAAGACAATTTATTTTATTTATACCATTAATCATTGTACTTCCAATTCAATTTAATTTAGATGGTGTTTGGTTGGCACAGCCAGTTGCAGATTTTATTGCTATGATAATCGTATTATTATTCTTAAAAAGGGAATTTAAAACAAGCCGAGTGTAA
- a CDS encoding ABC transporter ATP-binding protein: protein MNCINTKNLNVSYGNTDIIKNLNLNIPKGKITTIIGANGCGKSTILKTIGRIISPNSGKIYINGEDIYKKKSKEIAKDMAVLPQSPQAPSGLTVSELISYGRFPHKSGFGNSSKEDREIVNWSLEVTGIAEFKDRNMEDLSGGQRQRAWIAMALAQETDILLLDEPTTYLDLAHQLEILKLLDELNKKQGRTIVMVIHELNNAARFADHMIGIKKGKIVCEGDAYDVMTKDNLKELFNIDAEIATDPRTNKPICITYDMV from the coding sequence ATGAACTGTATAAATACTAAGAATCTAAATGTATCATATGGAAACACAGATATTATAAAAAATTTAAATTTAAATATACCAAAAGGAAAAATAACTACCATCATAGGGGCTAATGGTTGTGGAAAATCGACAATACTTAAAACTATAGGTAGAATTATTAGCCCTAATAGTGGGAAAATATATATAAATGGAGAGGACATCTACAAAAAGAAGTCTAAAGAAATAGCAAAGGATATGGCTGTACTTCCACAAAGCCCTCAAGCTCCTAGTGGTCTTACCGTTTCAGAATTAATTTCTTATGGAAGATTTCCTCATAAAAGTGGATTTGGTAATTCTAGTAAAGAAGACAGAGAGATTGTAAATTGGAGTTTAGAAGTTACTGGAATTGCAGAATTTAAGGATAGAAATATGGAAGATTTATCAGGAGGACAAAGACAAAGGGCATGGATAGCTATGGCTTTGGCACAAGAAACTGATATATTATTACTGGATGAGCCTACAACATATTTAGATTTGGCACATCAATTGGAGATACTAAAATTATTAGATGAACTAAATAAAAAACAAGGAAGAACTATTGTCATGGTAATACATGAACTTAATAATGCAGCAAGATTTGCTGACCACATGATAGGTATTAAGAAAGGTAAAATAGTTTGTGAAGGTGATGCATATGATGTTATGACGAAGGATAATCTAAAAGAATTATTTAATATTGATGCAGAAATAGCAACAGACCCAAGAACAAATAAACCAATTTGTATAACTTATGACATGGTGTAA